Within the Erpetoichthys calabaricus chromosome 1, fErpCal1.3, whole genome shotgun sequence genome, the region CACAGTAGTAATAAACAGTTCCCTGAAAGGAACTGAACTGATTGTAGGACTTAACCCGAGGGAGCATATCAGGCAAGTAAAATACTGACGTGTTATTCTTAAGATATATTTGATTACCTTGAAGCAGTGGGTCTTCTGTTCACCGTCCCAGATTGTCCGCGGCAGTGGGAACTTCTTGCGGATGCGGTATTTCTCTACTGGCCCAAGGGGGCGCCCCCGCAGTCTCTCAGCTTCTCTGTAGTGCGCGTCCAGCCAGAGCGCCTGTAGTTTCGCGTGTGATTCACGTGTGAAACGGTGGCTCTGCAGGATCTGATACAGAGCCTCGAAATTTCCACTGTGAAAGGCCACCAGAGCCCTAGCACGCATCACAGACTCATGCCGATTGAGGGCATCCGTAGCCGAGCCGGGCATGGCAGAGGGCAGAGACCAGAGGAAGCGGCCCAGGCGCTCCATGTCACCCGTATCCTCCAGGTTCTCGCATACGCGGGCCACCTGTTCCGGAGTGAACATGGGAAGACCGGGCAAAGAGAACATTTTGCGTGTAAAACAGCAAGTGAGGGACACGCCTGTGCAAGTGTTACTCGGCTCTAACGAACAGATCTTGACCTCATTCAGACTGGCTTTATTAGAGCATTATGTCCTTCTGTAATTGGAAAAGTGacagaatttaaattttaaaaaaacgcAATCCTCGATATCCGTTCTTGGTTGTCCTAGCGGGTTAACTTGCCTTTCTTTATACCAAAAGAGAAATGTCCCGTTAATTTGCGGTTGCAAATATTTCAGAAAGTCCAGTCTTCGAGTTGCATGCCTTTAACGCTGTAGTCACTGTATGAAACGAAATCCTAATACTTCGTTTGTATATAAAATAGAAAATTCACAGTGGACAAAGCACACCgggtaaagaaaaaatatattctgtCCCTTTTCATGTCCAGGAATGCTCTTGTTTCCTCTGGTCGGTGTTGCAGTATTAAAGACTGGTGATTAAGGATCAATGTGCCATCTTTACTTGTATATATACCTGAGGAACTATTAGCATCGTAATGGGCCTGGGGGAGGGGGTACTTGGATTATCTCTTCGCACATTAACAGCTAAGCGGGGGCCGGCCTGGAGCCACATATCGACGCTGATCCGTTTGTTAGGCTTAGGAGAAGACAGAAATTAATTCGCTTCATCGGGACACAATAATACTCCAGACGTGATTATAAACCAACAAGAACTCTGAGTATTGTTGAACTATTCCAtcggaatggcgctatataatctgAAGAGCATTTTAACTATAGGTAATCTACTGATATATACTGGCACTTTTAAGTCCCACTAACTACAACGCCTCTTCATATTCAACTAAAcgatttttacatgtatttaaatgtaacacTCAAGTGATGTTTATTTATACAGCAATGTGATCAACTAATatactttcaaaataaaatacacaacaaaTTGGTTCTTGTGTAGGTTTTTGAATCACCTATATTGCAAGTAATAAtgacacaacatacagtatattatataaaatggcAAGAATTCACCATGCTTTAAGCTCCATATATTAACAGTATGAGTGATTTGATaccttattatattttttaaagcatGGCACCa harbors:
- the six7 gene encoding SIX homeobox 7; translation: MFSLPGLPMFTPEQVARVCENLEDTGDMERLGRFLWSLPSAMPGSATDALNRHESVMRARALVAFHSGNFEALYQILQSHRFTRESHAKLQALWLDAHYREAERLRGRPLGPVEKYRIRKKFPLPRTIWDGEQKTHCFKERTRSLLREWYLQDPYPNPSRKRHLAQATGLTPTQVGNWFKNRRQRDRAASAKNRLQQNASLVSSSVSLDCSNRDCHPHLQTGSPSHPGSPETSDCSMSTEQRETSTPDISVCSDSDFEP